One Acetonema longum DSM 6540 DNA segment encodes these proteins:
- the pfkA gene encoding 6-phosphofructokinase — protein sequence MKKIAVLTSGGDAPGMNAAIRAVVRRGIFKQLELTGIKHGYEGLMAGDFIPLELGSVGDIIQRGGTILQTARSEAFKTEEGQRQALGRLRENGIEGLVVIGGDGSFRGAQKLVQLGFPTVGIPGTIDNDIACTDFTLGFDTAVNTVIDAIDKIRDTATSHERTYVIEVMGRHAGDIALWSGVAGGAESVLIPEKEANIDDITARLLQGHKRGKKHSIIVVAEGVANGQTIGELIREKTGFETRVTVLGHIQRGGSPSAFDRMLGSRMGAKAVDLLVEGGAGVMVGMQNNQMVAVPFDQALSQPHSLPLALYELGISLSI from the coding sequence ATGAAAAAGATCGCTGTGCTGACAAGCGGCGGAGATGCACCTGGAATGAATGCGGCTATTCGGGCTGTGGTGAGAAGGGGGATATTCAAACAGCTGGAATTGACAGGAATTAAACACGGCTATGAGGGTTTAATGGCAGGCGATTTCATTCCCCTGGAGCTGGGAAGCGTAGGGGACATCATTCAACGTGGGGGAACCATTCTGCAAACAGCCCGGAGCGAGGCTTTTAAGACCGAGGAGGGGCAGCGGCAAGCCCTTGGCCGCCTGCGGGAAAACGGCATAGAAGGACTGGTTGTCATCGGCGGCGACGGTTCATTTCGCGGCGCCCAGAAGTTAGTCCAGTTGGGATTTCCTACGGTTGGCATACCGGGGACCATTGACAATGACATTGCCTGTACTGATTTTACCCTGGGATTTGACACGGCGGTGAATACGGTGATTGACGCCATTGATAAAATCAGGGACACAGCTACCTCTCATGAGCGGACCTATGTCATTGAGGTCATGGGCCGACATGCGGGAGATATTGCCCTGTGGTCAGGGGTGGCCGGCGGCGCTGAGTCAGTGTTGATTCCGGAGAAGGAAGCCAATATAGATGATATTACCGCCCGGCTGCTGCAAGGCCATAAACGCGGCAAAAAACACAGCATTATTGTGGTAGCGGAAGGAGTAGCCAATGGGCAGACAATCGGCGAATTGATCCGTGAGAAAACCGGCTTTGAAACCAGGGTTACAGTCCTGGGACATATTCAGCGGGGCGGTTCCCCCTCAGCATTTGACCGGATGCTGGGCAGCCGAATGGGGGCTAAGGCAGTGGACCTGCTGGTGGAAGGAGGGGCCGGCGTCATGGTGGGCATGCAAAACAATCAAATGGTGGCGGTGCCTTTTGACCAGGCATTAAGTCAGCCTCACAGCCTGCCGTTGGCCTTATATGAGTTAGGGATCAGCCTGTCAATTTAG
- a CDS encoding molybdopterin-dependent aldehyde oxidoreductase, producing MQKKVLNINGLTRTLIVDPEATLASVLREQLLLTGCKVGCGQGQCGSCSIIVDGVVIRSCVFKMKRIADEAKITTIEGLGTPENLHPLQVAWMAYGCAQCGFCSPGFILSAKVLLDKNHDPSREDVREWFQKNRNACRCTGYKPLVDAVMAAARVLRGEMRKEELLYQPVGNKIQGTTYHRPSALRKVTGTWDYGADVALQMPAGTLRLALVQAEVSHANIKGIDTSEAEKMTGVYKVVTHKDVKGKNRIFGCTFPSNKGDGWDRPILCDEKVFQYGDAIAIVCADTEAHAREAAQKVRVDLEVLPAYMSAPAAMAPDAMEIHPGTPNVYYEQGVIKGGETKPIMDRDDVVTVETNTYCSRQPHLTIEPDCGNAYIDGNGILRIHSKSIGIHLHHAMIVEGIGIAPEKCQLVQNPAGGTFGYKFSPTMEALLGVACLATGRPVSLNYSMYQHITYTGKRSPGFVKCKLAADKDGKLLAMEADWTIDHGPYSEFGDLLTVRQAQFIGAGYDIPNIRSKGRTVCTNHAWGSAFRAYGSPQAFLASEIAMDELAEKLGVDPLELRFKNIYRPGSTNPSGQEPEVFCFEEMFNKLRPLWQEAKQRCRELSAPEKKRGVGLALGIYGCGLDGTDGSEAWAELTKDGVTVGNSWQDHGQGADIGTLTHAHEVLRPLGIKPEQIKLVMNDMALTPNSGPSGGSRSNVMTGNSTRVVCAMLLKAMKKPDGTYRTYDEMVAEKIPLRYDGRWDYSGTACDPVTGQGTPFGVYMYEVFMPEVEVDMKTGKTKVVKFTTVADIGTITNKSVCDGQIYGGLAQGIGLALTEDFEDLKKHTSLLACGLPYIQDIPDDMDIIYNISPRPLGPGGAAGAGEGPLTAPHPAILNAIYNACGVRLYAVPALPEKIKAGLEKLSKK from the coding sequence ATGCAAAAGAAAGTCTTGAACATCAACGGATTAACCAGGACTTTGATCGTGGACCCTGAAGCCACTCTGGCCAGTGTGCTGCGGGAACAGCTGCTCCTGACCGGCTGCAAAGTAGGCTGCGGCCAAGGCCAGTGCGGCTCCTGCTCTATTATCGTGGATGGCGTGGTTATCCGTTCCTGCGTCTTCAAAATGAAACGGATTGCTGACGAGGCAAAGATTACTACCATTGAAGGGCTGGGTACGCCGGAAAATCTGCATCCGCTGCAAGTGGCCTGGATGGCTTACGGCTGTGCTCAGTGCGGTTTTTGCAGTCCCGGTTTTATTCTGTCGGCCAAAGTGCTTTTGGATAAAAATCATGACCCCAGCCGGGAAGACGTGCGTGAATGGTTCCAGAAGAACCGCAACGCCTGCCGCTGCACCGGCTACAAGCCGCTGGTAGACGCAGTGATGGCGGCGGCCAGGGTGCTGCGCGGCGAAATGCGCAAGGAGGAACTGCTGTATCAGCCGGTAGGCAATAAAATCCAGGGGACTACCTATCATCGCCCCTCCGCCCTGCGCAAGGTGACGGGAACCTGGGATTACGGCGCCGACGTGGCCCTGCAGATGCCGGCCGGCACACTGCGCCTGGCGCTGGTGCAGGCCGAAGTATCCCATGCCAACATTAAGGGCATCGATACGTCGGAAGCCGAGAAAATGACCGGCGTGTACAAAGTGGTCACCCATAAGGATGTAAAAGGCAAAAACCGCATTTTCGGCTGTACCTTCCCCAGCAATAAGGGCGATGGCTGGGACCGGCCCATCCTGTGCGACGAAAAGGTATTCCAGTACGGGGATGCCATCGCCATCGTCTGCGCCGACACGGAAGCCCATGCCAGGGAAGCGGCGCAAAAAGTCAGGGTGGACCTGGAGGTGCTGCCGGCTTACATGAGCGCCCCGGCCGCCATGGCTCCCGACGCCATGGAAATCCATCCCGGCACACCCAATGTCTATTATGAGCAGGGCGTCATCAAAGGCGGCGAAACCAAGCCGATTATGGACCGGGACGATGTAGTCACAGTGGAAACCAATACCTACTGCAGCCGCCAGCCCCATCTGACCATTGAGCCGGACTGCGGCAACGCCTATATCGACGGGAACGGCATCCTGCGGATCCACTCCAAGAGCATCGGCATCCACCTGCATCATGCTATGATTGTCGAGGGGATTGGCATTGCCCCGGAAAAGTGCCAGCTCGTGCAAAACCCTGCCGGCGGCACCTTTGGCTACAAATTCAGCCCCACCATGGAAGCTTTGCTGGGAGTAGCCTGTCTGGCCACCGGCAGGCCGGTCTCCTTAAATTATTCCATGTACCAGCACATCACTTATACCGGCAAGCGTTCCCCCGGCTTTGTCAAATGCAAGCTGGCCGCCGATAAAGACGGCAAACTGCTGGCCATGGAAGCCGACTGGACAATTGACCACGGGCCGTATTCCGAGTTCGGCGATTTGCTGACGGTGCGTCAGGCTCAATTTATCGGCGCCGGCTACGACATTCCCAACATTCGCAGCAAGGGCCGCACGGTTTGCACCAATCACGCCTGGGGTTCGGCTTTCCGCGCCTATGGTTCGCCGCAAGCCTTCCTGGCTTCCGAAATCGCCATGGACGAATTGGCGGAAAAACTGGGCGTGGATCCGCTGGAGCTCCGGTTCAAAAATATCTACCGCCCGGGCTCTACTAACCCTTCAGGCCAGGAGCCGGAGGTATTCTGCTTTGAAGAAATGTTCAACAAGCTTCGCCCCCTGTGGCAGGAAGCCAAACAGCGCTGCCGGGAACTGTCCGCCCCGGAGAAAAAGCGCGGCGTCGGTTTGGCGCTGGGCATCTATGGCTGCGGCCTGGACGGGACTGACGGGTCCGAAGCCTGGGCCGAGCTGACCAAGGACGGCGTAACCGTCGGCAACTCCTGGCAGGATCATGGCCAGGGCGCGGACATCGGCACCCTGACTCACGCCCATGAAGTCCTCCGCCCTCTGGGCATCAAGCCGGAGCAGATCAAACTGGTCATGAACGACATGGCCCTCACGCCCAACAGCGGCCCCTCCGGCGGCAGCCGCAGCAATGTCATGACCGGCAATTCCACCCGGGTGGTTTGCGCCATGCTCTTAAAGGCGATGAAAAAGCCGGATGGCACTTACCGCACTTACGACGAAATGGTGGCTGAAAAGATCCCGCTGCGTTATGACGGCCGCTGGGATTACTCGGGTACTGCCTGCGACCCGGTGACAGGCCAGGGCACCCCGTTCGGGGTTTACATGTACGAAGTGTTCATGCCGGAAGTGGAAGTGGACATGAAAACCGGCAAGACCAAAGTCGTCAAATTTACCACTGTCGCCGACATTGGCACCATTACCAACAAATCGGTTTGCGACGGCCAAATTTACGGCGGTTTGGCCCAGGGCATCGGCCTGGCCCTGACCGAAGACTTCGAGGATCTCAAAAAGCACACCAGCCTGCTGGCCTGCGGCCTGCCGTACATCCAGGACATCCCCGATGACATGGACATCATCTACAACATTTCGCCCCGCCCCCTGGGACCCGGCGGCGCCGCCGGCGCCGGCGAAGGGCCTTTGACCGCGCCCCATCCGGCCATCCTCAATGCCATCTATAATGCCTGCGGCGTACGCCTGTACGCGGTGCCGGCGCTGCCGGAAAAAATCAAAGCCGGACTGGAAAAATTAAGCAAGAAATAG
- a CDS encoding pyridine nucleotide-disulfide oxidoreductase/dicluster-binding protein, whose product MDHKLLREREAKCIQECPPACTAGCPVRVDARGLVAAVKAGDYARGFSLLQAAVPFPRIISRICDQPCQAVCKRQEIDTAISINALERVCADRHEFGIPSIVPLPPKPQKAAVVGAGLSGLTAALELSRKGYKVAVFEAGDRLGGRIRDLSEDKMPRQWVERDFAVFTQMPVEIQYSTSVGAHGDPAITLAGLCDRFDAVYLGIGKPGMDWPAVGLDTDTAGNLAVDPVTLATSHPQIFAGGSLRQAGQSPSPIGSIADGKIAAVSIDRLLQGASLTASRDKEGSFAASLYVNIAGVKPARRVAPSDPAAGYTGEEAAQEAGRCLACECRECVKACEYLAHYGSYPKRYVREVFNNLALVKGIHTANRLINSCSLCGLCGELCPNRLDMGEVCREARQMMVQKGKMPPSVHDFALRDMEFSSGDSFVLNRHQPGRTASSMAFFPGCQLAASSPQSVRKLYEFLCAKAEGGVGLMLGCCGAPADWAGQEEKAKEILQAIEGNWRNLGSPRVITACPACFSIFKRYLPAVPAETVWTLLDRTGLPEGAGAAVRPQTLAVHDSCTTRHETELQDSVRRIAAKLGHQIEELPRSRERTICCGYGGLMLFANREVAGKEIQRRIGECETDYLAYCAMCRDYFAGQGKRVYHLLDLLFGSGDARLAEQAGPGYSQRQENRARLKIALLREMWGETVAERLPAVKVSIPDPVKSILEDRRILVSDVESVIAQAEKNGSRLKSAASGHYLAYFRPAAVTYWVEYSPQGDGFVLHNAYSHRLEIMDTDDEGE is encoded by the coding sequence ATGGATCATAAGCTATTGCGTGAGCGGGAGGCGAAGTGCATTCAGGAATGCCCTCCCGCCTGCACAGCCGGCTGCCCGGTCCGTGTGGACGCAAGGGGGCTGGTTGCCGCGGTGAAAGCAGGCGACTATGCGAGGGGATTCAGCCTGCTTCAGGCCGCAGTCCCCTTTCCCAGGATTATCAGCCGGATTTGCGATCAGCCCTGCCAGGCAGTCTGCAAACGGCAGGAAATCGATACTGCCATTTCGATTAACGCCTTGGAACGGGTTTGCGCCGACCGGCATGAATTCGGCATCCCCTCCATTGTCCCTTTGCCGCCTAAGCCGCAGAAAGCGGCAGTGGTGGGGGCCGGGCTGAGCGGGTTGACGGCAGCCCTGGAGCTTAGCCGCAAGGGCTATAAGGTGGCTGTTTTTGAGGCAGGTGACCGGCTGGGGGGCCGTATCCGGGACCTTTCTGAAGATAAGATGCCCCGGCAGTGGGTCGAAAGAGATTTTGCCGTTTTTACCCAGATGCCGGTAGAAATACAATATAGTACGTCTGTGGGCGCTCACGGCGACCCGGCTATAACCTTGGCCGGCCTCTGCGACAGATTCGATGCCGTTTATCTTGGTATAGGCAAGCCAGGAATGGATTGGCCGGCGGTGGGCCTTGACACCGACACAGCGGGCAATCTGGCGGTTGATCCTGTGACCCTGGCCACAAGTCATCCCCAAATCTTCGCCGGTGGCAGCCTGAGGCAGGCCGGGCAGAGCCCTTCACCTATCGGCTCGATTGCCGACGGCAAAATAGCCGCCGTTTCCATTGACCGGCTGCTGCAGGGCGCCTCCCTCACGGCCAGTCGGGACAAAGAAGGCTCTTTTGCTGCCAGCCTGTATGTCAACATTGCCGGGGTAAAGCCAGCCCGCAGGGTGGCCCCCTCTGACCCGGCGGCCGGCTATACCGGTGAAGAGGCGGCGCAGGAGGCAGGCCGCTGTCTGGCCTGCGAGTGCCGCGAATGCGTGAAAGCCTGTGAGTATCTGGCCCATTACGGTTCCTATCCTAAACGGTATGTGCGGGAAGTATTTAATAACCTGGCCCTGGTCAAGGGCATCCACACCGCCAACCGGCTGATTAATTCCTGCAGTTTATGCGGCCTTTGCGGCGAGCTCTGCCCCAACCGGCTGGACATGGGGGAAGTCTGCCGGGAAGCGCGGCAAATGATGGTCCAAAAGGGGAAAATGCCGCCGTCGGTGCATGACTTCGCCTTGCGGGACATGGAATTCAGCAGCGGCGACAGCTTTGTCCTGAACCGGCATCAGCCGGGCCGGACTGCCAGCAGCATGGCCTTTTTTCCCGGTTGCCAGCTGGCGGCCTCGTCGCCCCAATCGGTCAGAAAGCTGTATGAGTTTTTATGCGCCAAAGCAGAGGGCGGCGTCGGCCTTATGCTGGGCTGCTGCGGTGCGCCGGCGGACTGGGCCGGGCAGGAGGAAAAAGCGAAGGAGATTCTGCAAGCTATAGAAGGCAATTGGCGCAATCTGGGCAGCCCCCGGGTGATTACCGCCTGCCCCGCCTGTTTTAGCATATTTAAGCGCTATTTGCCGGCTGTGCCGGCAGAGACGGTGTGGACGCTGCTGGACCGTACCGGCTTGCCGGAAGGCGCCGGAGCGGCGGTTAGGCCGCAGACGCTGGCGGTTCACGACAGCTGCACCACCCGGCATGAAACAGAACTTCAGGACAGTGTGCGCCGCATTGCGGCCAAACTGGGCCATCAGATAGAAGAACTGCCCCGCAGCCGGGAACGGACCATATGCTGCGGTTATGGCGGCCTGATGCTTTTTGCCAACCGGGAAGTCGCAGGCAAAGAGATTCAGCGGCGCATCGGGGAATGCGAAACGGATTATCTTGCTTATTGCGCCATGTGCCGGGACTATTTCGCCGGGCAGGGAAAACGGGTCTATCATTTGCTGGACCTGCTGTTTGGCTCCGGCGATGCCCGGCTGGCGGAGCAGGCAGGCCCCGGCTATTCGCAGCGTCAGGAAAACCGGGCCAGGCTTAAAATTGCGCTGTTGCGGGAAATGTGGGGTGAAACCGTGGCCGAACGGCTGCCGGCGGTAAAAGTGAGTATCCCGGACCCAGTCAAAAGCATACTGGAAGACAGGCGAATCCTGGTCAGCGATGTGGAAAGCGTCATCGCTCAGGCCGAAAAGAACGGCAGCAGGCTGAAAAGCGCGGCCAGCGGCCATTATCTGGCCTATTTCCGGCCGGCGGCCGTGACCTACTGGGTGGAATATTCCCCTCAG